Proteins found in one bacterium genomic segment:
- the ybeY gene encoding rRNA maturation RNase YbeY yields the protein MAIDGTVPAEVSVVLLNDQQMRCYNREYRQKDYPTDVLSFPVNEIQEELSKGSRRHTFYLGDILISMERTAIQAHEKGHTIQKELKILLLHGVLHLLGYDHEVDDGQMERVERKLRKATL from the coding sequence ATGGCGATTGACGGCACGGTGCCTGCTGAGGTTAGCGTCGTGCTTTTGAATGATCAGCAAATGCGTTGTTATAATAGGGAGTACCGGCAAAAGGATTACCCCACGGATGTGTTGTCTTTTCCTGTGAATGAAATACAGGAAGAGCTCTCGAAGGGAAGCCGGCGGCACACTTTTTATCTGGGGGATATTTTGATTTCCATGGAAAGAACAGCGATTCAGGCCCATGAAAAAGGGCACACAATCCAGAAAGAACTTAAAATCCTGCTCTTGCATGGAGTTTTACACTTACTCGGGTACGATCACGAAGTCGATGATGGACAGATGGAACGTGTCGAGCGCAAGCTTCGGAAAGCAACGCTGTAA
- a CDS encoding hemolysin family protein: MIELIQAVWYVFLFVVCFYAYLSFSVITHDLLATITLPLERRTESYKLSPLSTLFESEEKLLAVLQLCRLIFALPVVLLLFQRATQFHLVAAIAAVFFIIPLLYLLPNWFAKPAAYKIFRISVQAISYVLYPALWVIDKLSSPVLRHEPQEEEKKTNGELEQVESQEFKGDIIKAVSTIETTTVREVMTPRVDMVTISASATLDELHQFFKEHNFSRVPVYKERVDNIVGIVGVMDFVIRIPETEKNSTVDTIMRPAQFVPETKKVFTLLREFREAHAQMAIVIDEYGGTSGLVTLEDLLEEIVGEIGDEFDEAPDEGHRERDGAYVVTGKFPIERLEELFAVQVTDEDFETISGLIFSVVGRIPLVGEIVKYQNLNLEILEADKRRIHRVRIREIPATAEDADVAET, from the coding sequence ATGATAGAACTCATTCAAGCCGTCTGGTATGTTTTTCTCTTTGTTGTCTGTTTTTATGCGTATTTGAGTTTCTCGGTCATCACTCATGATCTACTCGCGACGATCACACTCCCTTTAGAACGGAGAACGGAATCCTACAAACTCAGTCCCCTTTCCACCCTTTTTGAAAGTGAAGAGAAGCTGCTTGCAGTTTTGCAACTGTGCAGGCTGATTTTTGCGTTGCCGGTGGTGCTCCTGCTGTTTCAAAGGGCAACACAGTTTCATCTTGTTGCCGCCATCGCTGCCGTGTTTTTCATAATCCCGTTACTTTATCTTTTGCCGAACTGGTTTGCAAAACCTGCGGCATACAAGATTTTCAGGATTTCGGTTCAGGCCATCAGTTATGTTCTTTATCCGGCCTTATGGGTTATCGATAAACTTTCTTCTCCTGTGCTCCGCCATGAGCCACAAGAAGAAGAAAAAAAGACGAACGGTGAGCTGGAGCAGGTGGAATCTCAGGAATTCAAGGGAGACATTATCAAAGCGGTTAGCACCATTGAGACCACAACTGTGCGTGAAGTCATGACCCCGCGTGTGGATATGGTAACCATTTCAGCTTCAGCCACACTGGATGAGCTCCACCAGTTCTTTAAGGAACACAACTTCAGCAGAGTTCCTGTGTATAAGGAGCGAGTGGACAATATTGTTGGAATTGTCGGAGTCATGGATTTTGTTATCAGGATTCCGGAAACTGAAAAAAATTCCACGGTGGATACGATCATGCGTCCGGCTCAATTTGTTCCTGAAACAAAAAAGGTTTTCACTTTGTTGCGGGAGTTCCGGGAAGCCCACGCACAAATGGCGATCGTCATTGATGAATACGGCGGCACCTCCGGACTTGTGACTTTAGAGGACCTGCTGGAAGAGATCGTGGGCGAGATCGGAGACGAGTTTGATGAAGCGCCTGACGAAGGGCATCGCGAACGAGATGGCGCCTATGTCGTTACCGGTAAATTTCCGATCGAAAGACTCGAAGAACTCTTTGCAGTTCAGGTTACCGATGAGGATTTTGAGACGATCAGCGGTTTGATCTTCTCCGTTGTAGGAAGAATTCCCCTTGTGGGCGAGATCGTAAAATACCAGAACCTGAATCTGGAAATTCTGGAAGCGGACAAACGTCGGATCCATCGCGTTCGCATCCGGGAAATCCCCGCGACCGCAGAAGATGCAGATGTCGCCGAAACGTAA
- the era gene encoding GTPase Era, with product MKFGFVSFIGRPNVGKSTLFNALLGTKLAIVSSKPQTTRNRISGILTNKEGQVVFWDLPGIHKALGVMNKRMVSIALNAISNVNLALWVIDAERDAQVDDFIMGHIKSKKPPMILVINKIDLIAKDKLFPMVDVYSKAYDFLEIVPVSATKEENIDDLRQSIFKHLPEGEAMFGEEDLTEVPERVLVAEMVREKVFQLTHQEIPYSTAVQVITFEEKPKLISIYAEIWVEKNTQKGIIIGKGGEMIRKIGTLARRDIEDLLGSKIYIELVVKVKENWREKPAVLDTLGIRA from the coding sequence ATGAAATTTGGATTTGTTAGTTTTATAGGACGTCCGAACGTAGGGAAATCTACGCTTTTTAACGCTTTGCTCGGAACAAAGCTGGCCATTGTATCATCGAAACCCCAAACCACGCGAAATAGAATTAGCGGGATTCTTACAAACAAAGAGGGACAAGTTGTTTTTTGGGATCTGCCAGGCATTCATAAAGCTCTTGGAGTGATGAATAAGCGAATGGTGAGTATTGCATTGAATGCCATCAGCAATGTAAATCTTGCGCTCTGGGTGATCGATGCAGAACGGGACGCTCAGGTCGATGATTTCATCATGGGACACATCAAGTCCAAGAAACCCCCAATGATCCTGGTGATCAACAAAATTGATTTGATCGCAAAAGATAAACTTTTTCCCATGGTGGACGTTTACAGCAAGGCCTACGATTTTCTGGAAATTGTCCCGGTTTCGGCAACGAAAGAGGAGAATATTGACGATTTGAGGCAATCCATTTTCAAACATTTGCCTGAGGGAGAGGCGATGTTTGGTGAAGAAGATCTGACCGAAGTGCCGGAACGAGTTCTGGTAGCTGAAATGGTTCGAGAAAAAGTTTTTCAGCTTACTCATCAGGAAATACCTTATTCCACCGCCGTGCAAGTGATTACTTTTGAGGAGAAACCAAAATTGATTTCCATTTATGCGGAAATCTGGGTCGAAAAAAACACACAAAAAGGGATCATCATCGGCAAAGGGGGAGAAATGATCCGGAAAATAGGCACTCTGGCCCGCCGGGATATTGAAGATCTCCTGGGAAGCAAAATCTACATCGAACTCGTCGTCAAGGTGAAGGAGAACTGGAGAGAGAAACCGGCTGTTCTGGACACCTTGGGCATCAGAGCGTAA
- the lptC gene encoding LPS export ABC transporter periplasmic protein LptC: MQRKVALRSFTILKWIPRLLMVGLIGFSAYVYWNYGRTETKDSGVNPPRPPGRVTNEVKGIEYIHFDKGLKVYQVKAKRNKKFRNESQQLERPLFIFFDENQKETIRVTGKKCNISRDFNTITVIDDVVVKSQTDMTVTSNLLRYDSRLRQFHTSSPSRFHWKTMNGKARGFVYKIEEEMLVLPQDPQIQYINKASENRQPILVTGMRGAVDRKNGFAYFDENVEVTQGRDWIHADRIEVSFKASDNDVEKIVARNNVKIKFARPGKGKQKAGETPAVHNAGVTPALPTPVLPIQAPRMSNVFTADETSGKDLDADQVELFFFEDGSTIRSFHSTGNCTFVLHTFDKRNKPFEHRIIKGDRFDASFNGAGDMEEFHASDNVSVTVQPAGPARRTGSPQTIYCRDLNATFVPATGDVKEIHFNGEFKHVQNERTVSSERAIYYGKEGKTDLIGSPQIQDTSLNITSEKMFLYEQTSAIHADGNVKSEFVKKEGKTPTTFPFASPSNQPVYISAEKMDWDSNKSEAVYTGKAKLWQEKNVITAAKMTINDKEKTLSAYDKVHTIFYNQKEGVAEEVTKAIKKEKKKAAETASAEEENKLMVTPEKGQDGPISVDAAIMNYVEKDRIIHFEKDVKVITPSTKINSEKADFYLKEKSSEFDRLYAQGKVTIQTEQKRGSGKMATFFAGDRRLILEGNPKLSEPGKADILGHVLTLFLADGRILIDGQEDGRATTTLEMLETASNPLASPKSPSKKVPDAGSKDRKPNQKL, translated from the coding sequence ATGCAAAGAAAAGTAGCACTCCGCAGTTTCACGATCCTGAAGTGGATTCCCCGATTGCTTATGGTCGGGCTAATCGGCTTTAGCGCTTACGTCTACTGGAACTACGGCCGAACAGAGACTAAGGACTCTGGCGTGAATCCTCCGCGCCCTCCGGGTAGAGTCACTAATGAAGTAAAAGGGATCGAGTACATTCATTTTGACAAGGGACTAAAGGTTTATCAGGTAAAAGCAAAACGAAACAAGAAATTTAGAAACGAGAGCCAGCAGCTTGAAAGGCCGCTGTTTATCTTCTTTGACGAAAATCAAAAAGAAACGATTCGTGTTACCGGCAAGAAATGCAACATCTCTCGCGATTTCAACACCATTACTGTGATTGATGATGTGGTTGTGAAATCGCAGACCGACATGACCGTGACCTCGAATCTATTGAGATACGACAGCCGGCTCCGTCAGTTTCACACCTCGAGTCCTTCCCGTTTTCACTGGAAAACGATGAACGGAAAAGCGCGCGGGTTCGTGTATAAAATTGAAGAAGAAATGCTGGTCCTCCCCCAGGACCCACAGATTCAATACATCAATAAAGCAAGTGAAAACCGGCAGCCGATCCTGGTTACCGGAATGCGTGGAGCGGTAGATCGCAAAAATGGTTTTGCCTATTTCGATGAAAATGTGGAAGTCACTCAAGGCCGTGATTGGATTCATGCGGACCGGATAGAAGTGAGCTTCAAGGCCAGCGACAATGATGTAGAAAAGATCGTTGCGCGCAACAATGTGAAAATTAAGTTTGCAAGGCCGGGGAAGGGGAAGCAGAAGGCGGGCGAGACGCCCGCGGTCCATAATGCAGGCGTGACGCCTGCGCTCCCTACGCCTGTGCTCCCTATTCAGGCGCCCAGGATGTCCAATGTATTTACTGCGGACGAAACTTCCGGCAAAGATCTGGACGCCGATCAGGTGGAACTATTCTTTTTCGAAGATGGAAGCACCATCCGTTCCTTTCACTCAACCGGAAATTGCACCTTTGTTCTGCACACTTTCGATAAAAGAAACAAACCTTTTGAACACCGAATCATCAAAGGAGACCGGTTTGATGCGTCCTTCAATGGCGCCGGAGATATGGAAGAATTTCATGCTTCGGACAACGTCTCCGTGACGGTGCAACCGGCCGGACCTGCCAGGAGAACCGGTTCCCCTCAAACAATTTATTGCAGGGATCTGAATGCAACTTTCGTCCCTGCGACGGGTGATGTGAAGGAAATCCATTTCAACGGCGAGTTCAAACACGTGCAAAATGAACGCACTGTCTCCAGTGAGCGAGCCATTTATTACGGGAAAGAAGGGAAAACGGATTTGATCGGTTCGCCGCAGATTCAAGACACTTCTCTGAACATCACCTCCGAAAAAATGTTCCTGTACGAACAAACCTCCGCTATACACGCGGATGGAAACGTTAAAAGCGAATTTGTAAAAAAAGAAGGGAAAACACCGACAACGTTTCCCTTTGCCTCTCCTTCCAATCAGCCGGTCTACATCAGCGCAGAAAAAATGGATTGGGACTCCAACAAGTCGGAAGCCGTGTATACAGGCAAAGCCAAACTGTGGCAGGAAAAAAACGTCATCACCGCCGCCAAAATGACGATCAATGACAAAGAAAAAACTTTGTCCGCCTATGATAAAGTCCACACAATTTTCTACAATCAGAAAGAGGGAGTCGCAGAAGAAGTCACTAAAGCGATAAAGAAGGAAAAAAAGAAAGCTGCCGAAACTGCTTCCGCTGAAGAGGAAAACAAGCTAATGGTGACACCGGAAAAGGGGCAGGATGGTCCGATTTCGGTGGATGCTGCAATTATGAACTACGTGGAAAAGGATCGGATCATTCATTTTGAAAAGGATGTGAAGGTCATTACTCCGTCCACAAAAATCAATTCAGAAAAAGCTGATTTTTATCTGAAGGAAAAGTCCTCTGAGTTTGACCGGCTTTACGCCCAAGGGAAAGTGACAATTCAGACGGAGCAAAAAAGAGGAAGCGGCAAAATGGCAACATTCTTTGCAGGCGATAGAAGGTTAATTCTGGAAGGGAATCCGAAACTTTCGGAGCCTGGAAAAGCGGACATTCTCGGTCATGTGTTGACCCTCTTTTTAGCGGATGGTAGAATCCTCATCGACGGTCAGGAGGACGGCCGGGCCACAACGACGCTTGAGATGTTAGAAACGGCAAGCAATCCATTAGCGTCACCAAAATCCCCCAGCAAGAAAGTTCCGGATGCAGGTTCTAAAGACCGAAAACCTAACCAAAAGCTATAA
- the lptB gene encoding LPS export ABC transporter ATP-binding protein — MQVLKTENLTKSYKGRVVVRDVALQLFQGEVVGLLGPNGAGKTTTFYMVVGLTSPDSGYVLLNDMDITDLPMYLRARQGISYLPQEPSVFRKLTVYENIMAILETMNYTRKERRERTFSLLAELGIEHVSSSKAYTLSGGERRRVEIARALATSPSFMLLDEPFAGIDPIAVADIQEIVAKLRDSGIGVLITDHNVRETLKITDRAYIINNGEIFRAGSPLDLSNDPEVKKIYLGESFKLY; from the coding sequence ATGCAGGTTCTAAAGACCGAAAACCTAACCAAAAGCTATAAAGGGCGAGTTGTCGTCCGCGATGTAGCACTTCAGCTGTTCCAGGGGGAAGTTGTTGGACTCCTTGGTCCCAACGGCGCAGGCAAAACCACCACATTCTACATGGTGGTGGGCCTCACTTCGCCGGACTCGGGCTACGTTCTGTTGAATGACATGGACATCACCGATTTGCCCATGTATCTGCGCGCGAGGCAAGGAATCAGTTATTTACCACAGGAACCCTCTGTCTTTCGAAAACTAACCGTGTACGAAAATATCATGGCCATTCTGGAAACCATGAACTACACAAGAAAGGAGCGCCGCGAACGAACTTTCAGTTTGCTCGCAGAATTAGGAATAGAACACGTTTCCAGCAGCAAGGCTTACACTCTGTCCGGTGGTGAAAGACGACGTGTTGAAATCGCCCGCGCACTTGCTACGTCCCCCAGTTTCATGTTGCTTGATGAGCCTTTTGCCGGAATCGATCCGATCGCGGTTGCCGATATTCAGGAGATTGTTGCAAAATTACGTGACTCAGGAATCGGCGTTTTGATCACGGATCACAACGTCCGCGAAACCTTGAAAATAACGGATCGGGCTTATATCATAAATAACGGGGAAATCTTCCGGGCCGGTTCACCGCTCGATCTGTCAAACGATCCCGAGGTGAAGAAGATTTACTTGGGAGAATCGTTTAAACTGTATTAG
- the rpoN gene encoding RNA polymerase factor sigma-54, giving the protein MSIQQKLHLKIGPRLHMTPSLQQAIKLLPLARLELQNYLAQEMQVNPILEEQVTTVEDEEYDAEKEMEIAEENTNIENDRKVEDTFDYEAFFRDYFDLSYNPNVPREITEYPSFENTLATQTTLTDHLEWQLGVLNPPEPDLSIANEIIGNLDDKGYLQSSIEEIAQAGPFELLDVERTLKFVQELDPVGVGARDLQECLLIQTIYYGFAGTPVEIMIREMLDLLRNHNYQEISRRLKCSLPEVQKWMEAIKHFDPVPGLKYSSSAPQYVTPDVYVVKMDGEYKILLDDDGIPRLRINPLYRRMLEEKGTPEETVNYIKDKIKSALWLIKSIDQRQKTIYKVAESIVRHQRGFLDYGTQFLKPLILKTVADDIGMHESTVSRAVTNKYMHTPQGVYEMKFFFHSSLSNSRGVDISSLSIKEKIRKMIESEDQLKPLSDSEITSAFQREGLKISRRTVAKYREDMKIPASHQRRSVISQ; this is encoded by the coding sequence ATGTCGATTCAGCAAAAGCTCCATTTGAAGATTGGCCCCCGGCTGCACATGACTCCGTCTCTGCAGCAAGCCATCAAACTCCTCCCGCTCGCGCGACTCGAACTCCAAAATTACCTGGCACAAGAAATGCAGGTCAATCCGATTCTTGAGGAACAGGTTACCACTGTAGAAGATGAAGAGTACGATGCCGAAAAAGAAATGGAGATCGCGGAAGAAAATACAAACATTGAAAATGATCGAAAGGTAGAAGATACCTTCGATTACGAAGCTTTTTTTCGTGACTACTTCGATCTCAGCTACAATCCGAATGTTCCAAGAGAAATCACCGAATATCCTTCCTTTGAAAACACGTTAGCCACACAGACCACGCTAACGGATCATCTGGAATGGCAGCTTGGCGTGTTAAACCCGCCGGAGCCGGACCTTTCTATTGCCAATGAAATTATCGGAAATCTCGATGATAAGGGTTATCTGCAAAGTTCCATTGAAGAAATCGCTCAAGCAGGTCCCTTTGAGCTTCTGGATGTGGAACGGACCTTGAAGTTCGTTCAGGAGCTGGATCCGGTAGGGGTAGGCGCGCGCGATTTACAGGAATGCCTCCTGATTCAAACTATTTACTACGGGTTCGCGGGAACACCGGTGGAGATTATGATCCGGGAGATGCTGGATCTTTTACGAAATCATAATTACCAGGAAATCTCCCGCCGTCTAAAATGTTCTTTGCCGGAAGTACAGAAATGGATGGAAGCAATCAAGCATTTCGATCCGGTTCCCGGACTGAAATACAGCTCCTCTGCTCCACAGTACGTCACTCCGGATGTCTATGTGGTGAAAATGGATGGAGAATACAAAATTCTTCTCGATGACGATGGCATCCCCAGATTGCGCATCAATCCTTTGTACAGAAGAATGCTCGAAGAAAAAGGAACTCCGGAAGAAACCGTAAACTATATCAAAGACAAAATTAAATCGGCGTTGTGGTTGATCAAAAGTATCGATCAACGGCAGAAAACGATCTATAAAGTTGCGGAAAGTATTGTGCGCCATCAAAGGGGTTTTCTTGATTACGGAACGCAGTTTCTCAAACCGCTGATCCTCAAAACCGTGGCTGATGATATCGGAATGCACGAATCGACCGTCTCGCGCGCGGTCACAAATAAATACATGCATACTCCCCAGGGTGTGTATGAAATGAAATTCTTTTTTCACAGCTCTTTATCAAATTCCCGTGGCGTAGACATCAGTTCACTTTCCATTAAAGAAAAAATTCGTAAGATGATTGAATCCGAGGATCAACTAAAGCCTCTCAGTGATTCCGAAATCACGTCTGCTTTTCAAAGGGAGGGACTTAAAATCTCGCGAAGAACAGTTGCAAAATATAGAGAAGACATGAAGATACCGGCTTCCCACCAGAGGCGATCTGTTATCTCGCAATGA
- the raiA gene encoding ribosome-associated translation inhibitor RaiA has protein sequence MNVNFTSRGFELSEQIKKFAREKLKKIESLDELINVTLTMAQSKHLYKAELLVHDRNARFTAVQSTPDIYKSIHAVVDKVQKQVKRHKEKMIGRKRLAPTKGTKLVQNMATSEKLAPPRVIRSRKQDVKPMSQDEAVLQMESLKVEFLIYRDTGNDRIFVLFRRKDGNYGLVDSEI, from the coding sequence ATGAACGTTAATTTTACGAGTCGTGGTTTTGAGCTTTCAGAACAGATTAAGAAATTTGCGCGTGAAAAGCTAAAGAAGATTGAATCTTTGGACGAGCTGATTAACGTGACGTTAACGATGGCTCAGAGCAAACATCTTTACAAAGCCGAGCTGCTGGTTCATGACCGCAACGCGCGGTTTACAGCGGTTCAATCTACTCCGGATATTTATAAATCGATTCATGCTGTCGTTGATAAGGTGCAAAAACAAGTCAAGCGGCACAAAGAAAAAATGATCGGTCGCAAGCGTTTGGCTCCCACGAAGGGAACCAAGCTTGTGCAAAATATGGCGACGTCCGAGAAATTGGCTCCTCCCCGGGTAATCCGCAGCCGGAAACAGGATGTCAAGCCGATGTCCCAGGATGAAGCTGTTCTGCAAATGGAATCCTTGAAAGTGGAATTCCTGATTTATCGCGATACAGGGAACGATCGAATTTTCGTCCTGTTCAGACGAAAGGATGGAAACTACGGTTTGGTAGATTCAGAAATTTAG
- a CDS encoding PTS sugar transporter subunit IIA produces MKLSEVITEDLIFPDLKGTNVADILRSFAQSIRDAGKFSNPDVLYDRLLQRENQESTGIGNGVAIPHCKVESLNEVILAVGYSSSGVDFKAIDGNKTFFFFLVLSPASSSVLHLRALAALSRLLKSTNFMAQLQKRPGKKELVDLIREEESTLVK; encoded by the coding sequence ATGAAGTTGTCGGAAGTTATCACGGAAGATTTGATTTTTCCCGACTTAAAGGGAACGAATGTCGCAGACATTTTGCGGTCGTTCGCTCAGTCGATCCGCGATGCGGGAAAATTTTCTAACCCTGATGTACTCTATGACCGTTTGCTTCAGCGTGAGAATCAGGAAAGCACCGGTATTGGAAATGGCGTAGCAATTCCTCACTGCAAAGTCGAAAGTCTGAATGAAGTAATTCTAGCCGTCGGGTATTCCTCTTCCGGAGTCGATTTTAAAGCGATTGATGGAAACAAAACATTCTTCTTCTTTCTTGTGCTTTCACCGGCCAGTTCTTCCGTGCTTCATCTGCGGGCGCTGGCCGCTCTATCACGGCTACTCAAATCCACGAATTTCATGGCACAACTTCAGAAGAGACCCGGGAAAAAAGAACTTGTAGATTTGATTCGCGAAGAAGAGAGTACCTTAGTAAAATAA
- the hprK gene encoding HPr(Ser) kinase/phosphatase codes for MQVQNIDRPYIHVSELLSEKATHLNLQLITGKQGLSKRINFPKIQKPGLALTGFTEYVRPGRVQILGESELAFLRQMEPEKRRDVLHQLCSVDVACFIITRGMQPTEEILLEAEKHQIPLMVTPHVTSVCIEKMTTFLSDMLAPRTYLHGDLLDIFGLGVLLIGESSIGKSECALDLIVRGHRLISDDIVIIKKTTDTIVIGTAPDLIRYHMELRGLGVINIRDLFGISAISLNKKVELVISLERWKPDVEYDRLGLEENRYEILGFDLPLIRMPVAPGRNIAILIEVASRNYLLRSQGYNASRDLVQKIDEIAGPKIK; via the coding sequence ATGCAAGTTCAAAACATTGACCGCCCTTATATTCATGTATCGGAGCTACTTTCCGAAAAAGCAACCCACCTGAATCTTCAGCTGATCACCGGGAAACAGGGACTCAGCAAGAGAATCAACTTCCCAAAAATTCAGAAACCCGGCCTCGCTCTTACGGGATTTACTGAGTATGTTCGTCCGGGACGCGTCCAGATTCTAGGTGAGAGCGAGCTCGCCTTCCTACGCCAGATGGAACCGGAGAAACGGCGCGACGTACTCCATCAACTTTGTTCCGTGGATGTTGCCTGTTTCATCATCACAAGAGGAATGCAACCGACCGAAGAAATCCTGCTGGAAGCAGAGAAGCATCAGATTCCCTTGATGGTAACTCCTCACGTTACTTCGGTTTGCATCGAAAAGATGACGACCTTTCTTTCGGACATGCTTGCGCCCAGGACTTATTTGCACGGCGATCTGCTCGATATTTTCGGTCTGGGAGTTCTGTTAATCGGAGAGAGCAGCATTGGAAAAAGCGAGTGCGCGCTGGATCTGATCGTGCGCGGTCATCGCCTGATCTCGGATGACATCGTCATCATCAAAAAGACAACGGACACGATCGTGATCGGAACGGCTCCCGATTTGATCCGGTATCATATGGAGCTCCGTGGTCTTGGTGTGATCAACATCCGGGATCTCTTCGGTATTTCAGCCATCAGCTTGAACAAGAAAGTTGAGCTGGTGATATCGCTGGAACGATGGAAGCCGGATGTCGAGTACGACCGGCTGGGGCTGGAAGAGAACCGCTATGAAATCCTCGGGTTCGACCTACCACTGATACGGATGCCGGTTGCGCCGGGACGAAATATTGCTATTTTAATTGAAGTAGCTTCCCGGAATTACCTGCTCCGCTCGCAAGGCTACAACGCCTCCAGGGACCTTGTACAAAAGATCGACGAGATCGCGGGCCCCAAAATCAAGTAA
- the rapZ gene encoding RNase adapter RapZ, with amino-acid sequence MVEPQNPTQFLIITGLSGSGKSGVNKCFEDLGYFCVDNLPAKLIPTFVQLCTKPGAEIRRVAMTMDIRERDFIYDFPEIYHSMKAEGYDFSILFLEASDEVLVRRFSETRRPHPLAFDRPVLQGIVEERERLRALRDMADIIIDTSNLTIHELREHINKIYSPSAEAKPLIISLISFGYKYGIPFNSDILFDVRFLPNPFFVQDLKNKTGLDARVQEYVFENEEWMQFREKLADLLFFLLPKFVREGKSYLTLSIGCTGGKHRSVAIADYLEKLLKEKGHMVRCKHRDMNKE; translated from the coding sequence ATGGTGGAACCTCAGAATCCGACCCAATTCCTGATCATTACAGGTCTGTCCGGATCAGGGAAAAGCGGCGTGAACAAGTGTTTCGAGGACCTCGGATACTTTTGCGTGGACAATCTGCCCGCAAAGCTCATTCCCACCTTTGTCCAGCTATGCACGAAACCAGGAGCAGAAATTCGACGGGTAGCCATGACAATGGATATTCGCGAGCGAGATTTCATTTATGATTTCCCCGAAATTTATCACAGCATGAAGGCGGAAGGCTATGACTTCTCCATCCTTTTTCTGGAAGCTTCCGATGAAGTACTTGTGCGGCGATTCAGTGAAACGCGACGGCCTCATCCGCTTGCGTTCGACCGGCCGGTTTTGCAAGGAATCGTCGAAGAACGGGAGCGTCTTCGCGCCCTTCGTGACATGGCGGACATAATCATTGACACATCGAATCTGACCATTCACGAGCTTCGCGAACACATCAACAAGATCTACTCGCCGTCCGCCGAAGCGAAGCCTCTGATCATCTCGTTGATCAGCTTCGGCTACAAATACGGAATCCCTTTTAACAGTGATATTCTTTTTGACGTTCGTTTTCTTCCCAATCCTTTTTTTGTTCAGGATCTGAAGAACAAGACGGGACTCGATGCAAGGGTCCAGGAATATGTTTTTGAAAATGAAGAATGGATGCAGTTTCGGGAGAAGCTGGCGGACCTTCTATTTTTCTTGTTGCCCAAATTTGTACGGGAAGGAAAATCCTATTTGACGCTTTCGATAGGCTGCACAGGCGGGAAGCACCGGTCTGTGGCAATTGCCGATTATCTGGAAAAACTATTGAAAGAAAAGGGGCACATGGTCCGCTGTAAGCATAGAGATATGAATAAGGAGTAA
- a CDS encoding PTS sugar transporter subunit IIA: MVGILIVTHGRLAQELLETTKIIVGKGIDHLVPISVGWNDDMADIQKIISTAIAKVDQGDGVLILTDMFGGTPSNISLSFLSDKVEIITGVNLPMLIKIMNVGERHKLKELAHLIHEQGKKSIYLASEILSLHK; encoded by the coding sequence ATGGTTGGCATCTTAATCGTCACGCATGGCAGGCTCGCTCAGGAACTGCTGGAAACGACGAAAATCATCGTAGGAAAAGGCATCGATCACCTGGTTCCGATCAGTGTCGGCTGGAATGATGACATGGCGGACATTCAGAAAATCATTTCAACGGCAATCGCCAAGGTGGATCAAGGTGACGGAGTTTTGATCCTGACCGATATGTTCGGGGGCACGCCTTCCAATATCAGTTTGTCTTTTTTATCTGATAAAGTGGAAATCATAACCGGTGTAAATCTTCCGATGCTGATCAAAATCATGAACGTAGGAGAACGGCACAAACTCAAGGAGCTCGCTCATCTCATTCATGAACAGGGCAAAAAAAGCATTTATCTTGCGAGTGAGATTCTTTCTTTGCATAAATAA
- a CDS encoding HPr family phosphocarrier protein has product MITQDVEITNKKGLHARAASKLVQLAAKYKSKILLGRDGQQSDGKSILGVLVLAAHQGSLLTIITEGEDEQEAMDVLIDLINRKFDEGE; this is encoded by the coding sequence ATGATTACGCAGGACGTTGAGATCACAAATAAGAAAGGATTACACGCTCGCGCCGCATCCAAGCTTGTGCAATTGGCTGCAAAATACAAATCGAAGATTCTGCTCGGCCGTGACGGACAGCAGAGCGATGGAAAGAGCATTCTGGGCGTTCTGGTGCTTGCGGCGCATCAGGGCTCTCTGCTGACGATCATCACTGAGGGAGAGGATGAACAGGAAGCAATGGATGTGCTTATCGATCTAATCAACCGGAAATTTGACGAAGGGGAATAG